CGAGATTTGATAAAGGTTCATCGAGCAATAATACATCTGGCTCACGTACAATCGCACGAGCAATGGCAACGCGTTGTTGTTGCCCTCCTGACAATTCACTCGGTTTACGATCAAGAAGATGATCGATTTCAACAAGTTTACTCGCTTCAATCGCACGCTTTTTCGCTTCATTTGATGGTACTTTTTGCATTTTGAGTGGGAACATAATATTTTTTAATACAGACATATGAGGGTATAATGCATAATTTTGAAACACCATACCGATATTTCGTTTTTCGGGTGATTTTTTTGTAACATTTTCACCACTGAAATAAATTTCACCTTCAGTCGGTGTCAGTAATCCCGCAATCATGAATAACGTCGTACTTTTACCACATCCAGATGGTCCTAATAAGCTTACTAATTCACCTTCAGGAATTGTTAAATTCAATCGATTTACTGCGACAGTATCTTTAAATTGCATCGTTATATTTTTAAGATGGATCGTCATATGAAGCGCTCCTTTATGTATACTAAGCTAGAATTTTATCCAGCATTTTATTTTAGCAATAGTTTATTAATTTGACGTTAATTTTGTGTAAATTTGAATTTAATATAATAATAAGGATACTCTATAATTAATCACAATGTTATACACAGTCTAATAGTTGTCATATACACATATTCACAACTTTATCCACATTATCCACAAGGTGAATTATAAATATTGCACAATTAATCCACAAATCACTCACATTATATACAACTTATCCACATCCTGTGTACAAGATTGTATGTTCTCTCTTGACATTAAAAAAAACAGAATAACATATCATATGTTACTCTGCTGTTTCCTCTTCTATATTCAATTGTGACTGACCATTCAATGACAATGATTCAAACTGATTATTTATCAATTTAATATGTGCTGCAGCGCCGATCATTGCAGCATTATCTCCACATAAGCTTGGTCTTGAAAATAAAATGTTTAAATCATATCTTTCAGAACTTTCCATTAACGCTTGCCTTATGTGACTATTTTGAGCTACACCACCAGCGACAATTAATGATTTCGTCTCTGGATAATGTTCCATTGCAAGATTGATCTTCTTCTGTAATATATCAATCACTGCTTGATGATAATCATATGCTAAATCAGAAGCAATTACTTTATCGCCTCGTTGTTCACAATTATGAACTAAATTAATCACCGCACTTTTCAACCCACTAAAACTAAAGTTCAATGTTCCATCATTCATTAATGGTCTTGGTAAGTCATAGCGATGACGACCTTCTTTCGCTAAACGGTCCATATGAGGACCGCCAGGATAAGGTAATTTTAATACACGAGCAACTTTATCAAATGCTTCCCCGATGGCGTCATCTTGAGTATCTCCGATGACTTCGTAATGATCTTGTCGCGCCATTCTAACTAATTCAGTATGGCCACCTGAGATGACCAATGCAATTGCAGGATAGTCCACTTTATAATCAAATTGAACAGAATGAATATGACCAGCAATATGATGCACACCAATTAACGGAATGTTATGTACAAACGCAAAGCTTTTTGCTGCTTGAATACCAATTAATAATGCTCCAATGAGACCTGGTCCTTTCGTTACTGCAACAGCGTCAATATCTTCTATCGAGATATTCGCCTGTTGAATCGCTTCGTCAATCACATATAGCATGTTATCAACATGATGCCTACTCGCAACCTCTGGTACTACGCCACCAAATCTTGCATGACTTTCAACTTGGCTCGCAACGACATTTGATAAAATTTCATTTCCGTTTTTTACCACTGAAACACTTGTTTCGTCACAACTTGATTCAAAGGCAATAATTATAGATTCACTCATTATGATAAATACCTCCACATGACTAATGCATTTTCACCGTCTCCATAATATGCTTTACGAACTCCACCGTCTACAAATCCGTGTTTTCTATACAATCGAATCGCACTGTGATTACTTTCTCTCACTTCTAAACTTATTCGAATACAACGCATTGATGCATAATGAATACAATGTGATAATAATTTATCACCATACCCCTCTCCTTGATATGCTCTATCAATACAAAACGTTGTAATTTGGGCATCATCTATCACAATCCAAAGTCCAATATATCCTATAACCAATCCATCTTTTAACAGAGAAAAGTAGTGCGCAAATTGATTCTCTTTCAATTCATATAAGTAAGTTTTAATAGGCCAAGCTTCCGATGTGAAAACTTGTTGCTCAATTACATTAATTTTATCTAAATGAC
The DNA window shown above is from Abyssicoccus albus and carries:
- the rimI gene encoding ribosomal protein S18-alanine N-acetyltransferase, which codes for MATESIEIIPMRAGHLDKINVIEQQVFTSEAWPIKTYLYELKENQFAHYFSLLKDGLVIGYIGLWIVIDDAQITTFCIDRAYQGEGYGDKLLSHCIHYASMRCIRISLEVRESNHSAIRLYRKHGFVDGGVRKAYYGDGENALVMWRYLS
- the tsaD gene encoding tRNA (adenosine(37)-N6)-threonylcarbamoyltransferase complex transferase subunit TsaD; protein product: MMSESIIIAFESSCDETSVSVVKNGNEILSNVVASQVESHARFGGVVPEVASRHHVDNMLYVIDEAIQQANISIEDIDAVAVTKGPGLIGALLIGIQAAKSFAFVHNIPLIGVHHIAGHIHSVQFDYKVDYPAIALVISGGHTELVRMARQDHYEVIGDTQDDAIGEAFDKVARVLKLPYPGGPHMDRLAKEGRHRYDLPRPLMNDGTLNFSFSGLKSAVINLVHNCEQRGDKVIASDLAYDYHQAVIDILQKKINLAMEHYPETKSLIVAGGVAQNSHIRQALMESSERYDLNILFSRPSLCGDNAAMIGAAAHIKLINNQFESLSLNGQSQLNIEEETAE